A single region of the Alphaproteobacteria bacterium genome encodes:
- a CDS encoding AbrB/MazE/SpoVT family DNA-binding domain-containing protein: MKTYRAKIGEGGRIVIPAFFRKELQIEIGEEIVLKLQEGEIKMVPLKESLLRARNLVKKFNPTNESLVQKLLDDRKEGLRGE; the protein is encoded by the coding sequence ATGAAGACCTATAGAGCAAAAATTGGGGAAGGAGGCCGGATCGTTATTCCTGCGTTTTTTCGTAAAGAGCTACAGATAGAAATCGGAGAAGAAATTGTGTTAAAACTTCAGGAAGGTGAAATAAAAATGGTCCCCCTAAAGGAGTCGCTGTTACGCGCACGAAATTTGGTGAAAAAATTTAATCCGACCAATGAGAGCTTGGTTCAAAAACTGTTGGACGACAGAAAAGAGGGTCTGAGAGGTGAGTAG
- a CDS encoding formyltransferase: MSKPRILLFSYSDLGYRAIEFLHSRGHNVVGLFTHENNPAEFPWYRTPDTFAREHGIPVYTPGKLNTEEWIEKVRAIKPDLIFSIYYRNMIPTKILDIPSLGSYNMHGSYLPQIRGCAPTNWALAIGATETGATLHHMTAGADAGDIVDQEKVLIDPEENGKELFFKVSDAAMKVLDRQIDKLCAGTAPRTKQDESQATYYGRRKPEDGQINWSKTAVEAFNLVRAVAYPYPGAFTDIEGKRLMIWWGKPKEGGSSNSLIPGQIASLSPLTIATSEGVLEINSSSWVDPTDTSHYVDPPVLKIGQIIEQIGHAA; the protein is encoded by the coding sequence ATGTCTAAGCCGAGAATTCTTCTGTTTTCCTATAGCGACTTGGGTTATCGGGCCATCGAATTCCTCCATAGTCGTGGCCATAATGTGGTTGGGTTATTTACCCACGAAAACAATCCAGCCGAATTTCCATGGTATCGAACACCTGATACTTTTGCCCGTGAACATGGCATCCCAGTTTATACTCCGGGAAAGTTAAATACTGAGGAATGGATTGAAAAAGTTAGAGCAATAAAGCCTGATTTGATTTTTTCAATATATTACAGAAATATGATCCCCACGAAGATTTTAGATATTCCCTCCCTTGGATCTTACAATATGCATGGATCTTATTTGCCCCAAATTCGTGGATGTGCTCCTACAAATTGGGCGTTAGCTATTGGAGCAACAGAAACTGGTGCAACGCTGCATCATATGACGGCTGGGGCAGATGCAGGCGATATTGTGGATCAGGAAAAAGTCTTGATTGATCCAGAGGAAAATGGGAAAGAACTTTTCTTTAAAGTCTCTGATGCGGCCATGAAAGTTCTCGATCGACAAATTGATAAACTTTGTGCGGGCACAGCGCCTCGCACTAAGCAAGATGAATCTCAGGCGACTTATTATGGACGTCGCAAGCCAGAAGATGGTCAGATTAATTGGTCAAAGACGGCTGTGGAGGCCTTTAATCTTGTACGTGCTGTAGCGTACCCTTATCCGGGTGCTTTTACAGACATTGAGGGAAAAAGATTGATGATTTGGTGGGGTAAGCCTAAAGAGGGTGGAAGTTCTAACTCTTTGATCCCAGGACAGATTGCATCTTTGTCTCCTCTCACCATTGCAACTTCAGAAGGTGTTTTGGAAATAAATTCGTCTTCTTGGGTTGATCCAACGGACACAAGCCACTATGTTGATCCACCAGTGCTCAAGATTGGGCAAATTATTGAGCAGATAGGCCATGCGGCGTAA
- a CDS encoding phospholipid carrier-dependent glycosyltransferase, with product MGQDSYRSYIFDLFFLSLGLSLLFGFMLGERPLAVPDEGRYMEIPREMLASWDFITPRLNGVKYFEKPPLFYWLQTIPIKLFGISEWAGRLCPMILGIIGSLMVYGAGRSLFDRKTGLYAAIILATSTLYYVFTRLITLDMAVSVFVTGALLSFLLAQKSSPGPKRRWLMYACSLSFALGFLTKGAMSIAIPGGVMFLWVLIFNRWSKLLPLYLPTSLVLFLTIATPWHVLVALKNPEFLWFYFVNEHVLRYLTTTHNRYGPIWYFIPVILLGLLPWTAFLPQAIKDLVRKYRQDKQAWEVLSYLFLWAGLIFVFFSISSSKLVPYILPLFPALALIMGRFFASIPGTALQPIKKSLWGYLGLNLFLAGVLSFVLFGTDLAEPEHWTYACFVIGVWILSALVVPLLGRLRGVRGVFEGMVGTAVCFFMIASVAAPTLQKRSIKPIAEQIKQNFPPHTIVANYHTYNQDLPVYLDRTIKVVGWTGELQFGMEQEDTSDWMWDEVTFWENWAKEETMCMVTNKGYYEQIKENPNIHFLLVTENQGDYLVCNRKKDAQ from the coding sequence ATGGGTCAAGACTCATACCGTTCCTATATCTTTGACCTTTTCTTTCTGAGTTTAGGCTTAAGCCTCCTCTTTGGCTTTATGTTGGGCGAGCGTCCCTTAGCGGTGCCTGATGAGGGACGCTATATGGAAATTCCCAGGGAAATGCTGGCCTCGTGGGACTTTATCACCCCTCGCTTGAATGGGGTGAAATATTTTGAGAAGCCTCCCCTCTTCTATTGGTTGCAAACCATTCCAATCAAGTTATTTGGTATCAGTGAGTGGGCTGGTCGCCTTTGCCCAATGATTCTAGGGATCATAGGATCTTTGATGGTATACGGGGCCGGCCGTTCTCTCTTTGATCGAAAGACGGGGCTTTACGCCGCGATCATTTTGGCCACCAGCACTTTGTATTACGTCTTTACCCGTCTCATTACACTGGATATGGCCGTAAGTGTCTTTGTGACGGGAGCACTTTTATCGTTCCTCTTGGCACAAAAATCATCTCCAGGGCCCAAACGCCGATGGCTGATGTATGCTTGCTCTCTTAGCTTTGCTCTCGGTTTTTTAACCAAAGGTGCCATGTCCATTGCCATTCCTGGCGGCGTTATGTTTCTGTGGGTGCTTATTTTTAACCGATGGTCAAAATTGCTGCCGTTGTACCTTCCCACAAGCTTGGTCCTGTTTCTTACCATTGCCACACCCTGGCATGTTCTTGTTGCTTTAAAAAATCCAGAATTCCTTTGGTTCTATTTTGTGAATGAACATGTGTTGAGATATTTGACAACAACCCACAATCGCTATGGGCCCATTTGGTATTTTATTCCCGTGATTCTGTTGGGGTTGCTTCCATGGACAGCCTTTTTGCCTCAAGCCATCAAGGATCTTGTGAGAAAATATCGTCAAGATAAACAAGCTTGGGAAGTTTTATCATATTTGTTCTTGTGGGCAGGACTTATCTTTGTCTTTTTTTCCATCTCCAGTTCAAAGCTTGTTCCCTATATTCTTCCCCTATTCCCAGCGCTGGCCTTAATAATGGGACGTTTTTTTGCGAGCATTCCTGGCACAGCCTTACAACCCATAAAGAAAAGTCTATGGGGATATTTAGGGCTTAATTTGTTTCTTGCCGGGGTTTTGTCATTTGTTCTCTTTGGAACAGACTTAGCTGAACCGGAACATTGGACGTACGCTTGCTTTGTCATCGGTGTGTGGATCCTCAGTGCATTAGTTGTGCCACTGCTTGGCAGGCTGAGAGGCGTGCGCGGTGTTTTTGAAGGCATGGTTGGAACGGCTGTTTGCTTTTTTATGATTGCAAGTGTTGCGGCGCCAACACTGCAAAAGCGTTCCATTAAACCCATTGCAGAGCAAATTAAGCAAAACTTTCCGCCCCATACGATTGTGGCTAATTACCATACCTATAACCAAGATCTTCCTGTATATCTCGATCGGACCATCAAGGTTGTGGGCTGGACGGGTGAGCTTCAATTTGGCATGGAGCAGGAAGACACATCGGATTGGATGTGGGATGAGGTGACTTTTTGGGAAAACTGGGCTAAAGAAGAAACAATGTGTATGGTAACCAATAAAGGTTACTACGAACAGATTAAGGAAAATCCCAATATTCATTTTTTACTTGTCACAGAGAATCAAGGTGATTATCTAGTCTGTAATCGCAAAAAGGATGCGCAATGA
- a CDS encoding EamA family transporter, whose amino-acid sequence MNYLPLILSGVFLNALAQLLLKQGMLRIGHFEFVAVNILPVGIKVAKSPFIVGGIACYVLSVVIWILALARVEVSYAYPLLSVGYIFTAIAAYYFLGENLSWIRVFGIFTIMLGVYCVART is encoded by the coding sequence ATGAATTATCTGCCGCTGATACTATCTGGGGTATTCTTAAATGCCTTGGCCCAATTGCTTTTAAAGCAAGGAATGCTCAGGATTGGGCATTTTGAGTTTGTTGCAGTAAACATACTTCCAGTAGGGATCAAAGTTGCAAAGAGCCCGTTTATTGTTGGGGGAATTGCCTGCTACGTGTTAAGCGTTGTTATCTGGATCTTGGCACTGGCGCGTGTCGAAGTAAGCTATGCCTATCCCTTGCTGAGTGTAGGTTATATATTCACGGCTATTGCGGCTTATTACTTTTTGGGGGAGAATCTCTCTTGGATTCGAGTTTTTGGCATATTTACAATTATGTTGGGGGTTTATTGTGTCGCACGCACCTAA
- a CDS encoding type II toxin-antitoxin system VapC family toxin: protein MSRVIYDSSTLLALINNEPGSSVVEKYLSSSTMSSVNVSEVVKVLLSKGMPLKSITEILSELIVQIIPFTEKQAYLCGTLFNDTKEFGLSLGDRACIGLGLMEKAPILTADKAWGKLKTKAEIRVIR from the coding sequence GTGAGTAGGGTGATATATGATAGCTCTACCCTCTTGGCCTTAATTAATAACGAGCCAGGATCATCTGTCGTAGAAAAATATTTATCTTCTAGCACAATGTCCTCGGTCAATGTTTCGGAAGTGGTGAAGGTCCTTCTGTCTAAAGGAATGCCCCTTAAATCCATCACAGAAATCCTGTCGGAACTTATTGTACAGATCATCCCCTTTACGGAAAAACAGGCCTATTTATGTGGCACCCTTTTTAATGACACGAAAGAATTTGGACTTTCGTTGGGAGATCGCGCCTGTATCGGCCTAGGCCTTATGGAAAAAGCCCCCATTCTCACGGCTGACAAGGCCTGGGGGAAATTGAAAACAAAGGCAGAGATTCGGGTTATTCGTTGA
- a CDS encoding DegT/DnrJ/EryC1/StrS family aminotransferase: MSHAPKKVLKSPLEEQDFLPFSRPTIDEGAIEEVVSCLRSGWITTGPRVQQFESDLMAYVKAPHAIAVSSGTGALYMVLKALGLSEGDEVITTPFTFIATLNAIELAGAKPVLVDIDPKTYNLDLQQVEKAITDKTRVILPVHFAGLPVDLDPLYALANKKNLVVLEDAAHAIGTQYKGRPIGSFGHVQIFSFHPNKTMTTGEGGAITFHDEVHKKTMVGQKFHGIMQDAWDRFTKKGSQAYDVAFPAFKFNMMDIQAAIGIHQLKSLDSFIEKRTKLAHAYLEAMGNWEEFTFTQKPAFDCKHSWHLFAPLINPEKAGMDRDTFMAKMKEHNIGTGLHYQPAHLFSYYKNKYGYKCGSFPQTEDVASRIVSLPLFPLITSDDQKRVVSTIAKIFGKKA, encoded by the coding sequence GTGTCGCACGCACCTAAGAAAGTCCTAAAATCACCTTTAGAGGAACAGGATTTTCTTCCTTTTTCACGGCCGACAATCGATGAAGGGGCCATAGAGGAAGTTGTATCGTGCCTTCGATCGGGATGGATTACCACCGGACCACGGGTGCAGCAGTTTGAATCGGATCTTATGGCCTATGTAAAAGCGCCCCATGCCATTGCTGTTTCTTCGGGAACAGGAGCACTTTATATGGTTCTTAAGGCTCTGGGCCTTTCTGAAGGGGATGAAGTTATCACGACACCCTTCACCTTTATTGCAACCTTAAATGCCATTGAACTAGCGGGTGCTAAACCCGTACTGGTAGACATTGATCCCAAGACGTATAACTTGGATCTGCAACAGGTTGAAAAGGCAATTACGGATAAAACGCGTGTTATTTTGCCCGTTCACTTTGCCGGCCTTCCCGTGGATTTAGATCCTCTCTATGCTCTGGCGAATAAGAAAAACCTAGTTGTTCTAGAAGACGCGGCCCATGCCATCGGGACCCAATATAAGGGACGTCCTATCGGCAGCTTTGGTCATGTGCAAATCTTTAGTTTTCACCCCAATAAAACCATGACTACTGGTGAAGGGGGAGCCATTACTTTCCACGATGAAGTCCATAAGAAGACCATGGTGGGACAAAAGTTCCACGGGATCATGCAGGATGCTTGGGATCGCTTTACCAAGAAAGGCTCTCAGGCCTACGATGTGGCCTTTCCTGCCTTCAAGTTTAATATGATGGATATTCAGGCAGCCATTGGTATTCATCAGTTAAAGTCTTTGGACAGCTTTATCGAAAAGCGAACTAAACTGGCTCATGCTTATTTGGAAGCCATGGGGAATTGGGAAGAGTTTACCTTTACGCAAAAGCCAGCATTTGATTGTAAACACTCTTGGCATCTTTTTGCGCCACTCATCAATCCTGAAAAAGCTGGGATGGATCGTGATACTTTTATGGCAAAAATGAAAGAGCATAATATTGGGACAGGGCTCCATTACCAGCCAGCGCACTTGTTTTCCTATTACAAAAATAAGTACGGTTATAAGTGCGGAAGTTTTCCACAGACGGAAGATGTAGCGTCACGTATTGTAAGCCTTCCCCTATTTCCACTAATAACATCTGATGATCAAAAGCGTGTGGTCTCAACCATTGCAAAAATCTTTGGAAAGAAAGCCTAA
- a CDS encoding ribokinase — MIIVFGSLNVDMIMPVATLPRPGETVLGKEYHLIPGGKGANQAVAAARSGAQVHMFGAVGKDGFAKLLFDSLGSANVNTDGIATSSKRTGCASISVDQNAENLITVASGANLDAKASSVPNDLLTANTILLFQMEVPAEENWKLIQRAFGCGCRNILNLAPAQAVPPEILKCLDILVVNEIETQMLAKSLNLTPTNQGVAKSISDSYGITCIVTKGAEGTTAYDNGNVIQVDAMKVNPVDTTGAGDTFVGALAAALDEGKTLADAINWANVAGALTCQKIGVQNAIPMRKDIESQM, encoded by the coding sequence ATGATTATCGTATTTGGCTCTCTTAACGTGGACATGATTATGCCCGTAGCAACGCTCCCCAGGCCGGGTGAGACAGTGCTGGGGAAAGAGTATCACCTGATCCCAGGGGGGAAGGGAGCCAATCAGGCCGTAGCCGCTGCAAGATCCGGTGCTCAGGTCCATATGTTTGGAGCTGTGGGGAAAGATGGATTTGCCAAGCTGCTTTTTGACTCCCTAGGAAGTGCCAATGTGAACACAGATGGGATTGCCACATCTTCAAAGCGCACAGGCTGTGCCAGTATTTCAGTGGATCAGAATGCCGAAAATCTTATTACCGTTGCCAGTGGCGCTAATTTGGATGCTAAGGCCTCTTCTGTTCCCAATGATTTGCTCACTGCTAATACCATTCTGTTATTTCAGATGGAAGTTCCTGCAGAGGAAAACTGGAAACTTATTCAACGGGCCTTTGGATGTGGATGCCGAAACATATTGAACCTTGCCCCTGCACAAGCGGTGCCCCCTGAGATCCTAAAATGCCTGGACATCTTGGTGGTTAATGAAATCGAAACCCAGATGCTTGCCAAATCCCTGAATCTTACGCCAACCAACCAAGGCGTTGCAAAGTCCATCAGTGATAGCTATGGCATAACGTGTATTGTGACAAAGGGCGCCGAGGGCACCACTGCCTATGATAATGGCAATGTCATACAAGTAGACGCCATGAAAGTGAATCCCGTTGATACAACGGGGGCAGGGGATACGTTCGTGGGCGCGCTCGCCGCCGCCCTGGATGAAGGGAAAACTCTAGCGGATGCTATCAACTGGGCCAATGTGGCCGGAGCTTTGACTTGTCAGAAGATCGGGGTTCAGAATGCGATCCCCATGAGAAAAGATATTGAATCCCAGATGTAA
- a CDS encoding glycosyltransferase: protein MTYLSVVIPVYNEEENLESLFKRLTETLDKLKKPFEIIFTNDGSKDRSVEMLVEFHKKRPENVRVIDFNGNFGQHMAIIAAFERVRGEVVVTLDADLQNPPEEIPKLLKVIDQGHDYVGGYRDSRKDNFFRTWASKLVNFVRARITDIKMTDQGCMLRAYRRPVVDEIVKSGETSTFIPALAYKFSGNPSEVEVVHAEREAGESKYNLYKLARLNFDLITGFSLVPLQVFTLFGLVTGAFSFLLVLYMLIRRVMVGPEAEGLFTLFAILYFLVSVGIVGIGIIGEYVGRIFKAVSYRPRFLIKEVYEKTDV, encoded by the coding sequence ATGACATATTTATCCGTTGTTATCCCCGTTTATAATGAAGAAGAAAACCTGGAGAGTCTCTTTAAAAGGCTCACGGAGACCCTCGACAAACTAAAGAAACCATTCGAAATCATTTTTACCAATGATGGTAGCAAGGATCGTTCGGTGGAGATGTTGGTTGAGTTCCATAAAAAACGTCCTGAAAACGTCCGTGTTATAGACTTTAACGGAAACTTCGGACAACACATGGCCATTATTGCTGCCTTTGAGCGGGTCCGTGGAGAAGTCGTTGTTACCCTCGATGCAGATTTACAAAACCCACCTGAAGAGATTCCTAAGCTTTTGAAAGTAATTGACCAAGGCCACGACTATGTGGGCGGCTATCGAGATAGTCGTAAGGATAACTTTTTCCGAACTTGGGCCTCTAAGCTGGTCAACTTTGTGCGCGCCAGGATCACCGATATTAAGATGACAGATCAGGGCTGTATGTTACGGGCCTATCGTCGCCCTGTTGTTGATGAAATCGTCAAATCAGGAGAGACGTCCACATTTATTCCGGCACTTGCCTATAAGTTTTCTGGAAACCCCAGTGAAGTAGAAGTGGTCCATGCCGAGCGAGAAGCGGGTGAATCAAAATATAATCTGTATAAATTGGCACGCCTTAATTTTGATCTCATTACCGGATTTTCTCTAGTTCCTTTGCAGGTATTTACGCTGTTTGGACTTGTGACGGGCGCGTTTAGCTTTCTATTGGTGCTTTATATGTTAATCCGTCGGGTTATGGTTGGGCCCGAAGCAGAAGGGCTCTTTACCCTGTTTGCGATCCTTTATTTCCTCGTGAGTGTGGGAATTGTGGGAATAGGCATTATTGGTGAGTATGTGGGGCGTATTTTTAAAGCTGTTTCCTATCGTCCAAGATTCTTAATTAAAGAGGTCTATGAAAAAACGGATGTCTAA
- a CDS encoding bifunctional UDP-4-keto-pentose/UDP-xylose synthase has protein sequence MSLNVLILGVNGFIGNSLTEQILKKTSWNVYGMDMAADKLGNSINNERFHFVEGDITINKEWIEYHIKKCDVILPLVAIATPALYVKEPLRVFELDFEANLEIIRKCVQYKKRVIFPSTSEVYGMSADAEFDEETSNCVLGPINKQRWIYSCSKQLLDRVIYAYGFEQGLDYTLIRPFNWIGPKLDNIYEPKEGSSRVLTQFISNVLHGKDIKLVDGGTQRRSFTYIDDGIDALLKIIENKDGCASQKIFNLGNPKNDMSIAELAQMTVDLIKEFPKYREKAEKVSIVPISSGEYYGKHYQDIMTRVPSIEMAEKHLGWTPTVDLETALRKTLTYHLSHPGEELEQEAA, from the coding sequence ATGAGCCTTAATGTATTAATTCTTGGCGTTAACGGTTTCATAGGAAACAGCTTAACAGAGCAGATTTTAAAGAAAACATCCTGGAATGTTTATGGGATGGATATGGCTGCCGATAAGCTTGGGAACTCCATTAATAATGAGCGCTTCCATTTTGTTGAAGGGGACATTACCATCAACAAGGAATGGATTGAATATCACATCAAAAAGTGTGATGTAATTCTGCCGCTCGTGGCGATCGCGACACCTGCCCTTTATGTTAAAGAGCCTCTCCGGGTTTTTGAGTTGGACTTTGAGGCCAATCTGGAAATTATCCGCAAGTGCGTTCAGTATAAAAAGCGGGTTATTTTCCCCTCGACTTCTGAAGTATATGGTATGTCAGCAGATGCTGAGTTTGATGAAGAAACCAGCAATTGCGTGCTTGGTCCCATCAATAAGCAACGCTGGATTTACTCTTGTTCTAAACAGCTCCTGGACCGCGTTATTTATGCGTACGGTTTTGAGCAGGGCCTAGATTATACCTTGATCCGTCCCTTCAATTGGATTGGGCCTAAGTTGGATAATATTTATGAGCCTAAAGAAGGAAGCTCCCGTGTGTTGACTCAGTTTATCAGCAATGTTCTTCATGGGAAGGATATCAAACTGGTGGACGGTGGGACACAGCGTCGTTCCTTCACGTATATTGACGATGGGATTGATGCCCTATTGAAAATTATAGAAAACAAAGATGGATGTGCTTCCCAAAAGATTTTCAATTTGGGGAATCCTAAGAACGATATGTCCATTGCAGAACTTGCCCAGATGACAGTGGATTTGATCAAAGAGTTTCCTAAGTATCGTGAGAAAGCCGAGAAAGTGTCAATTGTCCCCATTAGCTCTGGAGAGTACTACGGAAAACATTATCAAGATATTATGACACGTGTTCCCTCCATTGAGATGGCTGAAAAGCATTTGGGTTGGACTCCAACGGTGGATCTTGAGACAGCATTGCGCAAGACACTGACCTATCATCTGAGCCACCCAGGTGAAGAACTGGAACAGGAAGCCGCCTAG
- a CDS encoding 4-deoxy-4-formamido-L-arabinose-phosphoundecaprenol deformylase: MAKTTLAIKVDVDTDRGTKKGVPNLLALFRELKVPASFLFTLGPDTTGKAIKRVFRPGFFKKVKRTSVVSHYGIKTLMHGTLLPSPHIGRRHDTLMRSVQKAGFEVGIHCYDHIRWQDELHTMTEDEVSEEFRKAKQEFLRVFRRPARTAGAAGWQANTYSLRAYDEAKLLYASDARGSYPFFPKIDGTLFKTLQIPTTMPTLDEILGRDEYKGIALEEAFLKAIQPGKLNVFTIHAELEGMKFIPFLKKFIEQAQDQKVEIVSLPQVATDLLKNKEKIPVCELELGFADGRSGTLAVQGP; this comes from the coding sequence ATGGCAAAGACAACTCTTGCCATCAAGGTAGACGTCGATACAGACCGTGGAACAAAAAAAGGGGTGCCAAATCTTCTGGCGCTCTTTAGGGAACTTAAAGTTCCGGCCTCTTTTCTGTTTACATTGGGTCCTGATACAACGGGGAAAGCCATCAAGCGCGTTTTTCGGCCAGGATTCTTTAAAAAAGTAAAAAGAACAAGTGTTGTCAGCCATTATGGCATCAAAACACTGATGCATGGAACTTTGTTGCCCTCCCCTCATATTGGCAGGCGACATGACACGTTAATGAGATCGGTTCAAAAGGCTGGCTTTGAAGTGGGGATCCACTGCTACGATCACATTCGCTGGCAAGATGAACTCCATACCATGACAGAGGATGAAGTATCAGAGGAATTTCGCAAGGCAAAGCAGGAATTTCTACGTGTTTTTCGTCGACCGGCCAGAACAGCAGGTGCGGCGGGCTGGCAGGCCAATACCTATAGTCTCCGCGCCTATGACGAGGCCAAGCTTCTATATGCCAGTGATGCTAGAGGCAGCTACCCTTTCTTTCCAAAGATTGATGGCACTCTTTTTAAGACGCTTCAGATTCCAACGACAATGCCCACATTGGACGAAATCCTGGGCCGAGATGAGTACAAAGGTATTGCATTAGAAGAGGCTTTTCTCAAGGCTATTCAGCCAGGGAAGCTAAATGTCTTCACAATTCATGCAGAACTAGAAGGCATGAAGTTCATTCCGTTTCTGAAAAAATTCATTGAACAAGCCCAAGATCAAAAGGTAGAGATCGTTTCTTTGCCTCAAGTGGCCACTGACCTTTTGAAAAACAAAGAGAAGATCCCTGTTTGTGAATTGGAACTTGGGTTTGCCGATGGCCGATCGGGAACCTTGGCCGTTCAAGGGCCGTAA